Below is a window of Halolamina sp. CBA1230 DNA.
GTTCCCGTTCCAGACCGGATCGAACGGAGGGGCCGCGTTCCTCATCGTCTACCTGCTGGCAGTGCTCCTCATCGGCTTCCCGGCGATGCTGATGGAGTTCGTCATCGGTCGCCGGTCCAGTAAGAACCCGATCTCCGCGTTCGGTGAACTGGGGTTCGGCAACTGGTCGTTCGCCGGCACGCTCGGCGTCCTCACGTCGATCGCGACGCTGGCGTTCTACAGCGTCGTCGGCGGCTGGGTGCTCAGCTACATCACCGGCAGCCTTACCGGCGCCTACTTCGGCGACGCGGGCGCGTTCTTCAGCGCCGTCTCCGCCGGTCCGACCGCGGTGTTGACCCACGCCGTCTTCATGGCGATCACCATCGGCATCGTCGCCTTCGGCGTCCAGAGTGGCATCGAGAAGGCGACCAAGGTGATGATCCCCGCCATCATCGTGTTGCTCGTCGGCCTCGCCGTCTGGGGGTTCACCCTCGACGGCGCGGCCGCCGGCTACGAGTACTACCTCTCCCCCGACTTCGGCTACCTCGCGGCCAACTTCGCCTCGATCGTCCCCTCGGCCGTCGGGCAGGCCTTTTTCACGCTCTCGCTCGGGTTCAGCGTGATGATCGCGTACGCCTCCTACCTCGGGCGGGACGATAGCCTCCCCGCCGACGGGGCCGCCATCGTCGTCGTGAACACGCTCGTCGCGCTGCTCGCCGGGTTCGTCATCTTCCCCGTGCTGTTCGCAATCGGCGTCGAACCCGGGTCCGGCGGCATGGGCGCGGCGTTCGTCAGCCTCGCGGGCGCGTTCGGCCAGATCCCCGGCGGCACGGTTCTCGGGTTCGTGTTCTTCGTCATCCTGCTGCTCGCCGCGCTGTCCAGCTCCATCAGCCTCCTCGAGACGCCGACGTCGTACGTCGTCGACAACTACGACTACGGCCGCAAGCAGGTCGCCATCGGCCTCGGCGCCGTCGTCTGGGCGATCGGCATCCCCACTGCGCTGTCGACGAACACGCTCGCCTGGTACAACGCCGTCGTGTTCAACCTCCTGCTGCCCATCGTCGTGTTGCTGTTCGCGGTGTTCGTCGGCTGGGTGGCGTTCGACCTCTCGTCGGACGAAGTCGGCCGCGGCACGTCACTCGGCGACGGCTTCGCCACCACGTGGCTGTGGTGGGTCCGCATCGTCATCCCCATCGCCATCGGGCTCACGCTCGTCCTCGGCATCCAGAGCCTGCTGATCAGAGCGGGGATCATCGAGACCGCGATCATCCTCGGCTAGGGACCGGCACCCCGAGTTCGAGAGTCCGGAACGGGCTCTCGGGCGCGCTCGACTGTGTGCCCACAGGTCGGGCATCTCGGC
It encodes the following:
- a CDS encoding sodium-dependent transporter — encoded protein: MAERETWTTRIGFIFAAVGSAVGLGNIWSFPFQTGSNGGAAFLIVYLLAVLLIGFPAMLMEFVIGRRSSKNPISAFGELGFGNWSFAGTLGVLTSIATLAFYSVVGGWVLSYITGSLTGAYFGDAGAFFSAVSAGPTAVLTHAVFMAITIGIVAFGVQSGIEKATKVMIPAIIVLLVGLAVWGFTLDGAAAGYEYYLSPDFGYLAANFASIVPSAVGQAFFTLSLGFSVMIAYASYLGRDDSLPADGAAIVVVNTLVALLAGFVIFPVLFAIGVEPGSGGMGAAFVSLAGAFGQIPGGTVLGFVFFVILLLAALSSSISLLETPTSYVVDNYDYGRKQVAIGLGAVVWAIGIPTALSTNTLAWYNAVVFNLLLPIVVLLFAVFVGWVAFDLSSDEVGRGTSLGDGFATTWLWWVRIVIPIAIGLTLVLGIQSLLIRAGIIETAIILG